Proteins encoded by one window of Babylonia areolata isolate BAREFJ2019XMU chromosome 8, ASM4173473v1, whole genome shotgun sequence:
- the LOC143284889 gene encoding uncharacterized protein LOC143284889, whose protein sequence is MNSQQCADFQPRFLPHSVSLDSDGYMDMNGTARCPPPTTTTTTTSSMMTGIHTCMSVDSYMNTQVSEFNLHNASSSRLLDSGGRNLSMPNPDPMLHSRSRHPLPASGDVFPPRDRRPLTQDHELLLDKPEPEPEYTYIDAVSPPPDLPRRSSDGALLASRGRRHGTADDDLGRRNSDVKLEHRGSVSPSELQQVPGWSARVTERTVDHEMSRYINDDGNFIVWWYEVGRKYVISVSHLRSIRHYAVYESEREGKVWYYIFPKGARFTSLAALILHCQKHGVAEPTKTFKTPDGREAHRSSSGTSGRFSHVRLKYPIPARRN, encoded by the exons ATGAACAGTCAGCAGTGCGCAGACTTCCAGCCCCGTTTCCTGCCCCACAGTGTCAGTCTGGACAGTGATGGTTACATGGACATGAACGGCACGGCACgctgccctccccccaccaccaccaccacaaccacctcctccATGATGACGGGCATCCACACCTGCATGTCTGTGGACAGTTACATGAACACTCAGGTGTCGGAGTTCAACCTGCACAACGCCAGCTCCAGTCGTCTGCTGGACAGTGGAGGTCGGAACCTGTCCATGCCAAACCCAGACCCCATGCTCCACTCCAGGAGCAGACATCCCCTGCCAGCCAGCGGCGATGTGTTTCCGCCCAGAGACCGCCGGCCGTTGACCCAGGACCATGAACTGTTGCTGGACAAGCCGGAGCCGGAGCCGGAGTACACCTACATTGATGCCGTGTCACCGCCGCCGGACCTACCCAGAAGGTCATCTGACGGAGCCCTGCTGGCCTCGAGGGGCAGGCGCCATGGGACGGCTGATGATGACTTGGGCCGCAGGAACTCTGACGTGAAGCTAGAGCACCGAGGTTCTGTCAGCCCTTCTGAACTGCAGCAAGTGCCGGGCTGGAGTGCCAGAGTCACTGAGAGAACG GTGGACCATGAAATGTCCAGATATATCAACGATGATGGCAATTTCATCGTGTGGTGGTATGAAGTGGGGCGCAAATACGTGATCTCAGTCAG CCACCTGCGTAGCATCCGACACTACGCAGTGTATGAGTCGGAGCGTGAGGGCAAAGTGTGGTATTACATCTTCCCCAAGGGGGCGCGGTTCACCAGCCTGGCGGCCCTCATTCTGCACTGTCAGAAACACGGGGTGGCGGAGCCCACCAAAACCTTTAAGACGCCCGATGGCAGAGAAGCGCATCGCAGCAGCAGTGGTACCAGTGGAAGGTTTTCCCACGTACGCCTCAAATACCCCATCCCTGCGCGAAGAAACTGA